aacctgaaacTACCACTCTGGGGCatatctttaggctgctctgggtgatatctttaggctgctgtgggggatgtcttcaggctgctctggggtgtgtgtttaggctgctctggggaatgtcttcaggctgctctggggaatgtcttcaggctgctctgggtgatgtttttaggctggtctggggcgtgtcttcaggctgctctggggtgtgtctttaggctgctctggggaatgtctttaggctgctctggggaatatctttaggctgctgtggggcatgtcttcaggctgctctgggtgctGTTTTTATgctgctctggggtgtgtcttcaggttgctctgggtgatgtttttaggcttctctggggtgtgtcttcaggctgctctggttgatgtatttaggctgctctggggcgtgtcttcaggctgctgtggggcatgtcttcaggctgttctgggtgatgtttttaggctgctctggggcgtgtctttaggctgctctgggtgatgtttttaggctgctctggggtgtgTCTGCAGGCTGCTCTAagtgatgtttttaggctgctctggggtgtgtcttcaggctgctctcggtgatgtttttaggctgctctggggtgtgtcttcaggctgctctgggtgatgtatttaggctgctctggggcgtgtcttcaggctgctgtggggcatgtcttcaggctgctctgggtgatgtttttaggctgcgtTGCGGGATGTCTTTATGCTGCTCTGGGGGGGTGTTTAGGCTGCTTTGggtgatgtctttaggctgctctgggtgatgtctttaggctgctgtggggtgtcttcaggctgctctgggggaTGTCTTTAAGCTGCTGTGGGGCATGTCATTAGGTTGCTGTGAGGTGTGTCTTTAGGATGCTCTGGGGGATGTTTTTAGTCTGCTCTggggatgtctttaggctgctctgggtgaaGTTTTTAGGCAGCTCTGggggatgtctttaggctgctgtggGGATGTCTTCAGGCTGATCTggggatgtctttaggctgctctgtggtgtgtgtttaggctgctctgggtgatgtctttaggctgctctgggggatgtcttcaggctgctctgggggatgtctttaggctgctctggggaatgtcttcaggctgctctggggaatgtcttcaggctgctctgggtgatgtctttaggctgctgtggggcatgtcttcaggctgctctgggtgatgtttttaggctgctctggggtgtATCTTCatgctgctctgggtgatgtttttaggctgctatggggtgtgtcttcaggctgctctggttaTTTTTAGACTGCTCTGgggcatgtcttcaggctgctgtggggcatgtcttcaggctgctctgggtgatgtttttaggctgcgtTGCGGGATGTCTTTATGCTGCTCTGGGGGGgtgtttaggctgctctgggtgatgtctttaggctgctgtggGGAATGTATTTAGGCTGGTCTGGGGAATATCTTTAGGCTGCTGTGgggcatgtcttcaggctgctctgggtgatgtttttaggctgctctggggtgtATCTTCatgctgctctgggtgatgtttttaggctgctatggggtgtgtcttcaggctgctctggttaTTTTTAGACTGCTCTGgggcatgtcttcaggctgctgtggggcatgtcttcaggctgctctgggtgatgtttttaggctgcgtTGCGGGATGTCTTTATGCTGCTCTGGGGGGgtgtttaggctgctctgggtgatgtctttaggctgctgtggGGAATGTATTTAGGCTGGTCTGGGGAATATCTTTAGGCTGCTGTGgggcatgtcttcaggctgctctgggtgatgcttttaggctgctctggggcgtgtcttcgGGCTGCTGTGGGGCGTGTCTTCAGGCCGCTCTATggaatgtcttcaggctgctctgatgtgaagtttttaggctgctctggggcgtGTTTTCAGGttgctctggggcgtgtcttcaggctgctctggggaatgtcttcaggctgctctgggtgatgtttttaggctgctctggggcgtgtcttcaggctgctctggggcgtgtcttcaggctgctctggggaatgtcttaaggctgctctgggtgatgtttttaggtTGGTCTGGGGTGTGttttcaggctgctctgggtgatgtttttaggctgctcttggtgatgtttttaggctgatCTGGGGGATGTCTTTAGGTTGCACTGTGGTGTgtgtttaggctgctctgggtgatgtctttaggctactctggttaagtaaataaggcagcacactgcagcgctagaacatgcaaacttgaaaacacaaaatttgaactgcattactgcactagaaatatgaaaaatgagagcgtttagcgcataaaaatggccaattttatgtgtacctggtagcccctttacggcatctctcttataccaggttctaaacttgccttacctcgctgagaataaacgtctccatctgaacgggtacatgtgaaacctcttctaagactaaaattctctctctctgtggaggggtattggacctgctgtaattaaaacacctgaagctaggaggcggagtgcatgatcagaaggctaaagaatacatttcaaaaacctgaaacTACTACTCTGGGGCatatctttaggctgctctgggtgatatctttaggctgctgtgggggatgtcttcaggctgctctggggtgtgtgtttaggctgctctggggaatgtcttcaggctgctctggggaatgtcttcaggctgctctgggtgatgtttttaggctggtctggggcgtgtcttcaggctgctctgggtgatgtttttaggctgctctggggaacGTCTTCAGGCTTCTCTGGggaatgtcttcaggctgctctgggtgatgtttttaggctgctttgcgggatgtctttaggctgctctggggtgtgTGTTTAGGCAGCTGCAGTAAAATAAGCGTTAAAAACTGACAACTTTTTACTCGGTAGCAAGTtctctttaaaggggttctccaacaAATAAAATGAATACATCTGAAAATACATTCATATAAATAAATTGATACGTCTAATTATTGACACTCATCTCGTCTGGGGGGGTGATTGTAATGTTTTTATTTAGAATTGTCGCTGTCGCATTACTGAACACAAAACCCATACTAAACTCTCAGCAGGACAGGTTGTGTGGGTAGAGAAAGCTCTCCTTTCACCTCTCGAGGGATTGTGTGTCTGCCAAAGCTGGGATAATGTCTCAGCTGAAGCTCAGGCAGCTATGTCAGAAgctgagaggagagagaggaggaaggacGAGAAGAAATGCAGGCTGTGGGAGATGTTCTTTTCTAACATAGCTTTCATCTCATCTCAACCTGCTCACTCTGGTTTCGGGTGTCGGACCGCAACGATCGTATCCCTTTGATGTAGTGACTGGACACTTGAATAGGACGGGACAAGACAAGCTGCGTTACCAGGATCGGTCTTTCATACGGATATACTCCGATGTTGCTTGCCTCAGCCGTCAAAGACAAGGGTCGTCTCCTAAATGTTCCTGAAAAACCCCATGATTAGTCTTGATTTAGCCCACAATATGGCGCACACAGTCTACGTCTCCTGTGCGCAGAAAATCTAATTATCAGACCAGAATGTTTGCTATTATTTATTATAATTAGTTATATAACCCCCAAAAAAATTGGAATGTTGACTTAGAGCCAAATCAGAAATTTCTCCCACTTTGCACAGCTCAGTATTTATCGTAGCTCCACTTCACAATTTCCATAGACGTTCCGAGTCTATCTGACATTCCCTAGAGACGATCCTTAGAAGACATCGCTCGCACATTGAAGTCCTTCATTGTCTGTAATGCATACCATGTATCAGGACTAACTCTATCAGAGGAAGATGCGCGATCCCTGAAAGAGTTTTCGTTTCATCTAGTTGTATGTTCCAGTCAAACACTTCTTCACAAAAACTGTTGATGCACAAGTCTTCGTTCTCCGATTGGCCCATCATGTCTTCATCAACAGCGCACCCATCAGCGCCTCCCCCACACTTGTCATAACGGCACTTTAAAACTCTCTCGAATTCTGCGTGGGGGAGATCAACCAGCGTCACATTTCTCAGCGCacagtttttctttctttttttgggagGTTTAAGAAAACATAATGAATTTTAAACATTGAAAGCACCAGTGTGCTCAACGTAGGGTAAAATTCTTCACTCCGGCATCGTCGTGTATATTTTGTGCCTTTAAGATACATAGTAGTATATTCTTGACAGGCACTACACACTCCCTCATGCATCGTGGTTCACCGTCACTCATCTATAACTCAAAAGTTTGGCTATACAATCATTTGGAAGCTATATATTGTCCCGGTTTCACCTCTCGAAACGTAAGctggtcagaaaaaaaaaattaaaaaatatctgGTGGCATGTCCTTATCTCCTCTTctgcagaacccccccccccccccccgataaacAGCATCAATTATGCACAATATCTATTACATTAAACATTCTCATCCTCTGCTCTGTAAAAGCTTGATTTTTCCCTCTGAAAAAGCAAAATTTACCTTTGAAACATTATGTTCCTACATCATCCTAAAACACAAACACTTACACAACTTAGACAGTCTTTCCAAGTCATTAGTTACAACATATAGGTCATCATATAAGCTCCATGCTTAAACTCTGGCGCTGTTGTAACATTCCGAACAGGAAGTGACATTCCGAACAGGAAGTGACATTCCGAACAGGAAGTGACATTCCGAACAGGAAGTGACAcgtattgttgatttttttttcctgtcgcCATGTGGTTTGTAGTTTGATTGAAATAATATATAAAGAATAAACAGCTCTGTGACCGTCTCCGGTTACCACCGTATTTCTTTGTTTAGGTCACATTATCTCCCTGTCTTGCAATTCTCAGACCGGTGTGGTGCGCCTGTTGGAAGGATTGTTGTGTAACGACTCCTTGTAGTCTTTTTGTATGGAGTTGTGAACTTGAAGAAAGTTATGCTCCCTTTCGGAATTTAGTAAAGAGCCAACAGTCATCTTGGTAGGGTCTCGGGCAGTTAAGGTGTAGAGGGAAATATCGCTAGTGGGAATAGGGTTGAAACTTTTGCCTACAGGGGAAGGGTCTCTAGAGCGAGGCTCTGTAGAACGGGAGCTGGAACGCCTCCGGAAACGATACCGGTAGCTTGGTATCCGGGTAAAGGCAGACTTCTTGAAGAGGTCGGAATGGGATTTAGCTCTTATTTGCCGATGTTTTTCGATAAACATGTGTACAGCTAAAACTCCAACCATTTCGGCAATAATGAATGATAGGGCCCCGAAATAAAATGACCAACCATAAGAATAGTTGCTTTTCTTGGAGTCACTTTGGCCGGGGTCTCCGGCATTGGCAGAAATGTAGACAATTATTCCAATAATGTTGCTCAGGCCTGAAAGAGAAATGAGTCGTTAGCCAAAATCATTCTAAGGGTAGTCCAGATCCAAAATGTCATGTGTATAGCAAAGCATGAGGTTTTTCTACCAACCATGGTGGTCTTGACCATACACATCGATGCCGACCATCTAATGTGTAGACCTCCCGATCATGGATGTTGGATGGAGATAAGAATTGGGCACTTGGGTCCTTATGGTCTTTGGGAAGATAAGCTGAGACCAACTTATTCTTCTTTTTTGACCGAGGACACATGTGAATGTGCTTGTCTACGGGAAGAGACATCTTTGCACAAACCACATAGTTGAGCAAGTGGAGCAATATCTAGGACCACTTGTGCAAGATCCGGGGAAAGTAATGTCCTTAGCAATCAGCCAAATAAAAGTAGTAAGTTGAATATCTTGCTACGGAGAAATGTAGGTTTGCTTCACACTGTCATTGAGTCGTGTGATGAATGCAGGTGGCGGAGCTTAGTGAAATAACATTATTATTTGGTACAATAGGAGCCATATACTGCAGGGGACATCTGGATCTCTGCCGCAGAATAATGAAGCTCCGACTGATACAAAGAAATATTAAGAAACATGCGAGATCTAAGTGAAAAATATATAACTACTCTTTTGTTAAAACTGGGCAAATTGAGCGAATACTCACCCGCCGAGACGAAGAAGATCCCCGCACTGAGAATGACATTTTGCTTATTTTTGTAAAACTCGCTGGCCGCGACACAGAGACCCCCAAAGAACAGAAGGCCGACGCTAAGGATGGGAAAGATACTGGAAGCTCGAACCGCACCTGAAGAGACAGAGGAATAAATGAATACACAGCAGAGACCAGAAACTGTAATATAAGAAACTATGGCGGAATCTGGAGGGGCGACCATGTACCACTTGTAATGCCGGTATCATCGGAAGTGGTAGAGGGGCTGCTGGGCCTCCGTCAAGCATGGAGGTCCAGCTAcggaatgcactcttgggaccgaagcgtcgcgaggGGCATCGGTAAAAGCctagcctggatccgggggccgacggaagatgagtatataactattttgtattttatttctttttttaacagggatatggtgtccacattgctatatactatgtgggctgtgttatatactacatctctgtgctatatactatgtgggctgtgctatatactacgtggctgtggtatatattacgtggctgggcaatgtactacattgctgtgctctatactacgtggcctgggttatatactgcatgggcagtgttatatactacgtctctgtgctatatactatgtggctatgctatatactatgtggctgagcaatatactacgtgactgggcaatatactatgtgtctgtgctatatactatgtgtctgtgctatatactacgtggctgggcaatatactacgtggctgggcaatatactatgtgtctgtgctatttactacgtgggctgtgctatatactacgtggctgggcaatatactccgtggctgtgctatatacaacgtgacggtgttgtatactatgtgggctgtgttatatactacgtggctgtgctatatactgtgtggctgtgctatatttctctgctgtatctgcatcatgaatcgtggtatgtgttaaagaggggggcccaatgagactctttcgccaggggccctcaaaaacctggagcaggccctggcttcactgattggtcacacccgacCGCGAACAATcaacgacaggcgcagtccgcccgcaaattggcgcagaatttgaaaaaGAAGTAGCAGCGGATCCTAATTATTATTAAAACATAACAGAATTGGAACCCtgcttcactaattggtcacggccggctggcCGAAACCTGTGTatcaattgcattattctgaaaacttcataaataaactacatacatattctagaatacccgatgcgttagaatcgggctattatctatatattatctatatatctatctatcatctatctattatctatatatctatctattatctatctattatctatctattatctatctatcatctatctattatatatctatcatttatctattatctatctatctatgttttatccatctattatctatctattctctatctatctatctatctatcatctatctatctatctattatctatctatttgtctatctattatctatctatctatctatctatctatcatctatctctctattatctatctatctatctatctatctatctatctatctatctatctatctatctatctatctatctatccatctattatctatctatcttccgtCTCCCTTGTATTTCTTTGTCTATTGCTTCGATTCTAGGGACACAGCGGCGTCTTCTCCTGGTTCATCCTTCACCTGGTGACTCGGATAAGAGCCCCGTCCCTTTGATTAACGTTTTCCGGCTGTGAATGTGCTACCTGCCGGCGTCTGTTCTtgcagctttttctttttttttcttcccccctcCTGTAACAATTGTGTATCTACTTCTGCGCTTTCTCTAATGCGAGAGAACAGGTTCAAAGTTCCCAGGGTATAAAAAGACACAAAGAAAAATAGACGTCTGTCTCTCAATAAATATAAAGCTATCTAGCCAGGCCGAGAAAGGCCGGGGGCATCCAGATTGCAAGGAACTTGTTACAGAGTGTCTTTATTTATCCAGAATCCCGGCGAGCATCTTGTTTCTATCAGCCGACTTGCTCGGGGCTCATGGAGCCGCGCACATGATTGGCTCGGGACCGGCACGCTACATTGACATGGAAGTCACTGATTATTGACCGCTCCGCGGCCGAGCTCTGCAGCAACCAGTCTGTTTTGCTCGGTTTTCTGTAAATGTAGACAATGGTGGGAGGATTCAGCTGACTCTCAGCGCCCGGTATCATCAGAGCTATATTAATCCATGGTCCAGTGGCTACATCGGTAGTTCGTGGCCACTGGACCAACCTTCTCCTACCCACCAGTGCCTCTTTTGATTAATCGGTCTTAATGCACTCAAGACGTTGTGCCAAAAGAGGAGCCAAGCATGTAACTCCCCGACCTAGCCGACAGTCCGTGGTCACCAGACCAAGCATGTAACTCCCCGACCTAGCCGACAGTCCGTGGTCACCAGACCAAGCATGTAACTCCCCGACCTAGCCGACAGTCCGTGGTCACCAGACCAAGCATGTAACTCCCCGACCTAGCTGACAATCCGTGGTCACCAGACCAAGCATGTAACTCCCCGACCTAGCCGACAGTCCGTGGTCACCAGACCAAGCATGTAATTCCCCGACCTAGCCGACAGTTCGTGGTCACCAGACCAAGCATGTAACTCCCTGACCTAGCCGACAATCCGTGGTCACCGGGTCAAGGTCCTCCAAACCTCCACCTTTTTTTGCCACCAATCCGCCACCTCTTTTAAGTGTTAGGCCCGGCACAACATCACGATGACGTTGCACCTGACCTAATATTCAGAAGAAGTTCTTGTGATGCCGGCAGGTAGGAGGATGTCCACAAGGCTCCGGTCCAGTGGCCATGGACTACTGACCCTGGACCAGGGTTCTGCAAATCATTTTGCTCAAATCTAGTAGCTACCTATGTGAAGACGCCATTGGGGTCTCTTTAGGAGTCGATTAAGTGATCTGCATTACTAAATGTAAGCTTCCAAGTATATTGGTGCCCAAGACAGTGAAGGCAAATGTCTCCTTCACGTTCTGCTGTGGAAAAGGTCCTGGGTAGTTCCTAAGAATATCTACCCTTCTCTCCCACCaggtttttcatatatttttaataATCTTCCAGGTGACTCAATCCTGTTAGTGAATCAGGAACGCCATGGGCCCCTGCTTCCCATTCTCCAAAAACCAATCAGCTACTACGCCATTGGATTTATCTTTATGACTTCCTCACCTCCCTGACATCTGTCGTTCCCCT
The nucleotide sequence above comes from Ranitomeya imitator isolate aRanImi1 chromosome 7, aRanImi1.pri, whole genome shotgun sequence. Encoded proteins:
- the LOC138645324 gene encoding voltage-dependent calcium channel gamma-3 subunit-like, whose amino-acid sequence is MCKKIDHFPEDADYEQDTAEYLLRAVRASSIFPILSVGLLFFGGLCVAASEFYKNKQNVILSAGIFFVSAGLSNIIGIIVYISANAGDPGQSDSKKSNYSYGWSFYFGALSFIIAEMVGVLAVHMFIEKHRQIRAKSHSDLFKKSAFTRIPSYRYRFRRRSSSRSTEPRSRDPSPVGKSFNPIPTSDISLYTLTARDPTKMTVGSLLNSEREHNFLQVHNSIQKDYKESLHNNPSNRRTTPV